In Streptomyces dangxiongensis, one DNA window encodes the following:
- a CDS encoding GNAT family N-acetyltransferase, with amino-acid sequence MNDSRIRAAVPDDLDSVLAFWRTAAEGTSISDDRAGVEHLVGRDPGALLVAERDGELVGTVIAGFDGWRCHLHRLAVHPRWRRQGIGSALLAAAEERFVRLGGRRADAMVLVRNETAHHTWQAAGYGPEEHWRRWVKPLAG; translated from the coding sequence ATGAACGATTCGCGTATACGTGCCGCCGTGCCCGACGACCTCGACTCGGTCCTGGCCTTCTGGCGGACGGCCGCCGAGGGTACGAGCATCAGCGACGACCGCGCCGGGGTGGAACACCTGGTCGGCCGCGACCCCGGGGCGCTCCTCGTCGCCGAGCGGGACGGCGAGCTGGTCGGCACGGTGATCGCCGGCTTCGACGGCTGGCGGTGCCATCTGCACCGGCTCGCGGTGCACCCGCGGTGGCGGCGGCAGGGCATCGGCTCGGCGCTGCTGGCCGCCGCCGAGGAGCGCTTCGTACGCCTCGGCGGCCGGCGCGCGGACGCCATGGTGCTGGTCCGCAACGAGACCGCGCACCACACCTGGCAGGCCGCCGGATACGGGC